A genomic segment from Labrus bergylta chromosome 3, fLabBer1.1, whole genome shotgun sequence encodes:
- the senp8 gene encoding sentrin-specific protease 8: MDPVVLSFKDSLLRRSDVSLLEGPYWLNDQVIGFAFEYFAAERFGVLGDTITFISPEVTQFIKCASCSDELALFLEPLDLAARHWVFLAVNDNSNQTAGGSHWSLLVYHHKSNHFSHYDSQNGSNSLHARRIASQLEPFLGAGRKAEFVEEPCPSQKNSYDCGMYVICIAEALCEKVRVEGSPRLPVQIITPAYITQKRTEWCRLIQSRAQTDLCCALSFP; encoded by the coding sequence ATGGATCCTGTCGTCTTGAGCTTCAAGGACAGCCTGTTGCGGCGCTCTGATGTGTCCTTACTCGAGGGACCTTATTGGCTCAATGACCAAGTCATTGGTTTTGCTTTTGAATATTTCGCTGCTGAACGCTTCGGAGTCCTGGGAGACACCATCACCTTCATCAGCCCAGAGGTCACCCAGTTCATTAAGTGTGCATCCTGCTCCGATGAGTTAGCCCTTTTTCTGGAGCCACTGGATCTCGCTGCTCGCCACTGGGTCTTTCTCGCTGTTAACGACAACTCTAATCAGACTGCTGGAGGGTCCCACTGGAGCCTCTTGGTCTATCATCACAAGTCCAACCACTTTTCCCATTATGACTCTCAAAACGGCAGCAATTCTCTGCACGCACGGCGTATCGCGAGCCAGCTCGAGCCTTTTCTGGGTGCAGGGAGAAAAGCTGAGTTTGTGGAGGAGCCCTGCCCGTCGCAGAAGAACAGTTATGACTGTGGGATGTATGTTATCTGTATCGCCGAGGCCTTATGTGAGAAGGTTAGAGTGGAGGGCTCACCACGCCTTCCTGTGCAGATCATCACTCCGGCCTACATCACCCAGAAGAGGACTGAATGGTGCAGACTGATCCAGAGTCGAGCTCAGACTGATCTCTGCTGCGCTCTGTCTTTTCCTTAG